Part of the Ictalurus punctatus breed USDA103 chromosome 9, Coco_2.0, whole genome shotgun sequence genome is shown below.
AGTGGAAGTGGAGGAAGCATGCACTAAGGACATCAGATTTAATAATAGAAATGCTCCATGACCATGTCCTACTTGAATGTCACATCAACACTATTTGCTTTTGTAATCATATCTTTATTGAAAGCTACACCATGCACATTCTTAGTGTCAAACTGCATTTACACAAACTAATGCTTATCAAACTTACCGAACCTATTAGtcaataaaaaaatcaattctCTCAGCAGAAGGGAAGGGCAAAATGGATGAAAACCGATAACAAATTATATTTCCTAATTATTTTTCTGTGAGAATAAAATTCACAATTTGAATTATGTAGGCAAAGACATGTTCCAGTAAGCAGTATCCAGTATTTTTTGAATGTACACACAAAATGATGTAACGTTTCATAAACCTGTCATTTCATATGTAAACATTACAATGACTGTCAGTGACAGTGACACTTCTTGGCACCAGAATCTGTAGTaggtatacagtatgtatacccATGAGTGAAAAGAGAGCTCAAGAGGATTTTGAAGTGCAAACACAacccataaatatatatataaattccctTGTGATTTGAAATGCAACATTCCACATTGCACTGTGCAAGCAAAGCAGATTTAGGTGTTttcatacaaaaaaagaaaaaagccagATGATTGCTGACTACCAACTAAAATGCCATTGGGtctgacaaaataaataaataaataagcagtacCAGGATAAAAGTGtcttaaaatatgtatttatactGAAACAATTTAAATCTGCACAGCAATAACATCTCTGCTTCCTTCTGAGActaaatgacacaaaatgacAATCCAATCATGTCCCTCAGATGAGATGACTGGTATGATAACCAGCTGTGGCAACTGTAGAATGGATTAAGGCTAAACTCTGTGAGAGGGCATAcaacctttattttttttcattgcctATATATGCTAAATTTTAATTCCTGCCACAGATACACAAATAGCTTTATCAAAGTGTGCTTGTTTGAGTACAGCGTGTTCTTCAAAGTGAAATCCTTAATTACTAACTCAAGACGAAATAGCAGCAATGTAATGCTGATTCAATTGTTCATACTGGAAATAAAGACATCAATCCATAATAAGATGgagaaataataaatgtaaacaacgGTACCTTAAAGTTTCTTGCTGAAGGAGCTACCTGAAACATTCAgagattaaataaattatatatgaGCTAAATGAACCGGATGAGGTTAATTATTGTATTCATTATAAGTATGAAGGTATtatattgtatcatatcatatcatatcaccaAATATCTGATCACACACTTTGAAATATATGTTTAACACACAAAAGACTTAACTGAAACACGTCACTGAACACAGATATGGCGGCACATAGATGAGAACAGAATCGTATGGCATCATTTTCACACTGCAAACGTAGTGCCTTTCTTTTCGTAAACACTTTCTTTAAACCGATATGTTCATGTTTGTTTGGATACTACTTGATATTTTTCAGAAGGGATGTTCGTGCATTGACCACTGCTTTAAAGGCGTCCTCGCTGCCCGGTGCCACACACTTATCTGGGTGCAGAAGCACAGCAAGCTTCCTGTACGCCTTGTTGACTTCCTCTCTATAACCAAACGTGACAAAGTTAAAAGCCCAGCATTTGAATCTTTAATTGATATGCATTTCTTTTAATTAGATATATTTCAAAGATGGTGATACCACTATTTAGAGGTATTTAGAACTGCTAAACACCAAGCAACATGACCATGACTGGTATGCATCATTCTGCATCTGGAATCTAGGGGAAAGCAGCAATATCTAAACAGTAGGTGCAACTGAGAAGTAGTGCAAAAATTTATAAAAACTATTATCTGCACAAGCTGTATAGGCGCTCAAACTTGGGGTTGCGAGATTTATAATGTAGTTCTAGGCACATAAATTTAATGTATGGAAGgttttaaaagaattaaaacTGTCtgattttttattgttgttgttgctgttattattaggggtccaagcaccaaaggtgagTAGACACtatattgttattctaccttttccCATATGCCAATTTACTAAATAGCGcaacatggccaaaagtatgtggacaactcaccaacacacacttATGGGCTTGTCGAACATCCCACTCCAAAACCACAGGCATCCAAATGGAGTTTATCCCCCCTGCTGCAGTGTTTCACAATCCTGGTCCAGGGTCACCACAGGCCTGCCACATTTCGGTGGTTTTTCACTGATCCAAATTCACCAAAGTTAATTAACAAGCCTGAACTAGATTGAACTGGGTAAAAGACGAAAAGGTGCAGGGTGGTGATACTCCAGGAACAGGGTAAAGAAATACTATTCTACTTAAATGGTTCCACTTCTGCTTTAATGTTTGAGGTCCTACAGCTGTGCCCTCAGATCATATTGCAGAATACTGCTTGTAGTAGCACACATTACTCTCTCCTCAGGTGGTAGTGGTTCTGTGTGGCAACACCCAGTTTTTAGAATGCTTTACCCCAATCTCTGTGACTGCTTGTCcatttctttctatctcttAGTGCATGTGTTTGCTTTGTAAAGAATATTTGAAAAATGGCCCTACTATTGCATAACAACACACAGTGTGCAGTGCATTTACCCAGAACACAATCAACGTACTCAGAATTAAAATAATCATTCACCTAGTGTACAAAGTTCAAAAGCACACAGCGGTATTTTGAAACCGTAGAATTACGTAAGATGATGTATAAATCTCTAAAACTTATTTTGCACATTAAAAGGACTTTGATAAAGGTggttctggaaaaaaaaacaaaatttttctCACTCTATTCTCTTACCTTGTTGCCCCAGGCTTTACTCCCAGCATGTCCCAGCTGTCTTTACTGTTGCGGATACGCCGTATAGTGTCAGCTTGCTCTTTGGTGAAGCCAATACTGACCTCTGGATTTGGTCTCTTCCCTCCATTCTCACACATATCAGTAATCGAGGAAAAAAAGGCCTGATCAAGTACAACAACCCACAAACTTTTAGAgacaagttattattattatttttttttaaacagaggcACCAATAATCCTCCTGCCCATTCTTCTAATGCAAATTCCAGGTACACAAGTACATGTGAATGTATTATGCCTTACTTCATTCTCGTGCAtctaaaatacactatatggccaaacgtttgttGACGCCTGAACATCACAtacatatgtgctttttgaacatcccattccagatttagtccccattTACGGTTATTATAACTtcaactcttctgggaaggctttccactacattttggagtgtggctgtggggatttgtgctccttcagccacaagagcattagtgagatcagataCTGTCAGGTGAATAGGTCTGATGCACAGTTAGCaatccagttcatcccaaaggtgttcagtggggttgagatcagggctctgtgcaggacactcaagttcttcctctgtaaccttggcaaaccatgtcatCATAGACCTGGCGTTGTGCACATGGACATTGTTATGCTGGGCCTctaagttccagtgaagggaaattgtaatgctaaaGCATACAAAAACAATCTATACAACAGTGtacttccaaatttgtggcaacagttggGAAAAGAACCATATAttgatgtgatggtcaggtgtccacaaacctctggtcatatagtgtacatacAGTAGGCTCAAGCAGGACAATAATAAGAATATGGGTAATAATGGAATTGGTGTTACCTTTTAGTATTACCTTGACTACGGATACCTATAGAACAATTGGTACCGGTGTCAGACCTTACGTCAATACGTTACTAGAGCTGAGGCATACTGAATATCAGAATACAAACCTGAAACATTTCACTGATGCCTTCGCCACTCTGAGCAGATGTCTCAAAATACTGAAAACCTCGGCTCTCTGCCCACAATCTGCCTTCACTCTCGTCTACCACTCGCCTTTTAGTCAAGTCGACCTGCAAGATAAAGTCACagatctacacacacagactttatGAAGGTTGGCAAGGATGCTTAGACACCACACAAGTGCATATGAGcaattcaatatttaaaaaaataatcatgaaaAGAACACATTAGATATGTAAAGCTGACCTTGTTGGCACACACGACAAAAATAATGCTCTCCATATTGGCTTGTGAGCCCATCTCTTGCTTCATCTCTGTGAGCCAGCTGTCCAGGGCATCAAAGCTCTCTCTAAGTCCTACATCATACACCAGAATCACACCCTGCGAATCCTTATAGAATTCATTGCGGACCTGGAGAACCAGTATTATTTCACTGTCAATAATCTTAGTCTTATTTATATcacaattttcattttaaatacaccTCAATTCCAGTAACACTGAGGCCAGATCTCAAGTTTTGTGGAATAATATTTCCTGCTGAAACATTCTGACGTTAACATCATGACATCGATTCAACTATgccaatatattttttttccagaaacaAAAATATCGATAAAAGTAGATGAAAATAAGAACATTATTACCTCATAAAAGAATGGATGTCCTgccatgtcaaaaatgtttacttttatcTCCCTGTCCCGTACTTGAACCCTTGAGGGAgagaaagccaaaaaaaaaaagaaaaaaaaaagagaagcattAAGTGTAATATCATGACTATTCCTATTAGAaaatgtttactgtttattcTTGCAGTACTCAGGTGGACTGGCTGGTTGATAAATATTCAGTGTAAAGCTCACTGTTACTTGTCATAGTTACAGAACtccatttatcaatttatcATGTATCAATGCTTTGGTGAAATGATTTATATTTTCTCTTGTTTAAATACCAAGTAAACTGTAGGTATTTAGACATATTCAAACAAGGAATTAAGAAACCAACAGGCATTCCAAAGActgacaattaaaaaaaaaagtacataatCAGCGACACAAAACAGAATCACAAATAACAACTTGTCTTAAACCACCTCACTTACTTTGTCACACCATAATCAATCCCAATTGTGGCCAGATATTTGGGTACAAATCGTTTCTCACAGTATCGTTTAATGATGCAACTCTGAAAGAAAAAAGGTACAATAAAAAACGTTTTAAAACATGACCTTGGTTTTAAAGTCTAAGCAGAATGACCTTCTTATTAATTGATCCATTTAAAGTAAGAATTAAGTtacttaatttttatttaaattaagaaGGTTTGTAATTGCTCTGTAACATACGAGACCATGAAGGACATACAGATGAGGAGATGAATCATCTAGACAGGGTAACTGGGtaagtattatattatatttctacCGCAGCACTGTTTAATTCTTGAATCCGTGTAGTAGGAGCATACTGATGACTGActtttctctaacagcacagCTCAAAGTGTGTTCTAGCTGTAACTCAAAggacaagtttatattaatatgcttattctaatatgttaccgtttctatagtaacagctcaatcAGAGACATAATCTAAGAACACTATTAaacagacataaaaaaaaacgctgTTATTTCACAAACACGTATAATCATTGCTATGTTTTCActgataactttttttgttttcgggaggcatttatttaacatttatggaaggagtctccagtgtcagtgctttgtaacagtcaggagGTTTTCCACCACAAGTTTATATACCCGGTTACTGACAGCAGGCTCTACCTTGTCTCGTGGATGTTCCTTAACATTAAGTCTaattataaatggttaaaagtgAATGTgatgtattagtattagtatcgttctttaataaagtaataaaaaaaatgtaactatCATTGATTTTTCTCCTTTAACAGCAAGTCCTCAAGTGTTTTATACTTTACATAATGTGAGTAACTACTGTAGCACTCAATTAGTGTGCCCATATTCAACTATACatcgtgtacacacacacacacacacacacacacacacagaaattatatatatatatatatatatatatatatatatatatatatatatatatatatatatatatatatatgcacagtattaGTTTATTAGCTTGCCTATGGGTTTATACCCACCTTACCAACCTCTGCATTCCCGAGGCTGATAACCTTAATCCGcaaggattttttattttccctcCTTTTCTGTACATTCGTGTCCATGTTCAGTCCGATGTTATTAACGATCTACAAAATCTGATCGATTAGATTTGCAACTAGTGCGGTCTCTTCTGTTTACTACAAAGAAAGTTAGCATCCGGCTTCAATTTCTAGCACACATACATGATAGTGAGAGCTTTCTAGCgaaagtcattcattcattcatacttgACTAATTCTAAACatcgttttttttccccactacatttttttaaacaaacgtCACATAAATGTTTGGAGCTTTCTTTTATCTATCGCCTTAGTGACACAGCTCAGTTGACATAAACACTTCTTCTTCGTCGTCTTGTTGATCAATGGCGACCCACTTCGGCATAGGGAGCATTACTGCCACCTACTGGAATGTCGTTTAAACTTCACCAACTTGACTAACTCCAAATGAGATTGTATTCtgttaaatgattttttattgGTCTAACTCTTTCCTCAACAGTGTTTCCAGACTCACAGAGCTGTTACATgctgtttgtggacacctgaacatcacacctaAACTGCTGCTACAAAATTGAAAGCACACACTTGTATAGGatgtgtttgtatgctgtagcatgacaatttcccttcactggaactaataggccaaacatgttccagcatgacagttcCCTTGTGCACAAaacgaggtccatgaagacatggtttgccaaggtcagagtggaagaacttgaatgggctgcacagagccctgacctcaaccacagtgaacacctttgagatgaattggaacactgaCTTCACCCCCTCACCTGACCTCACCAATTCATAGGACGCCATTCACAATTGAAAGTCACGCAGAGTTGtgtttgtgacataaaaacatatttctaaaaaaaatttattcgtaaatctcattttattgatttgtgaatttaattcatttttgtgAAACTCCTCACATATATTTGAGGATCTCATTctgtttatttgtgaatttgattaatttttgtgaatctcgctacatttatttgtggctCGTAATCTATGTATTTGGAAATATGAAACAATTCTAACCCCATATTTATATGTTAGATTAGTTTCTGTGTCGTAGAATAGTCCAGTAAAgatttgtctgtttttaaacaCACGTCTTATTGTTTAGAAGGTCCATTGCCTTGAATTGTCGCTCTTGCTACATGCTCTTCAAATAATGTTTCACTATATTTAGGATATTATTGACGGTGGCCACGGAGGTAATGTCTAAAATATCATCATCAAAAAATTATCACTGGACAAATAGCTGATCAGAAATTCTACATTAGCCAAATTTCCCCTTTCTAGCTGATCTGCTAGTCTGTCCTGCATATTTGGTGGAGAATACAGGTAGctcattttaaacagtttatttcCGTTGCACATAATTGTGGAGAATGATGAAGAATTTAACCCAAACAGCCAATATTCCCTAAAGTTGCCTGAGGAAAATAGGAAATAGATAAATGAATATACGGGTGCTAAGGTGCTGGAATTGTTTCAATAAGGAAATTGAGcagttgaaaaataaaatgaattgtcaaaattttttacattattattattattattattattattattattattattattattattattattattattttactaattaGATCAATGCCTATTAATCACTTTTAATTTCCATATAAAATCATGGTCTTCTGATGTGGTAAAAGCACTGAACATATGATTCCAACC
Proteins encoded:
- the dnajc27 gene encoding dnaJ homolog subfamily C member 27 isoform X2, whose amino-acid sequence is MDTNVQKRRENKKSLRIKVISLGNAEVGKSCIIKRYCEKRFVPKYLATIGIDYGVTKVQVRDREIKVNIFDMAGHPFFYEVRNEFYKDSQGVILVYDVGLRESFDALDSWLTEMKQEMGSQANMESIIFVVCANKVDLTKRRVVDESEGRLWAESRGFQYFETSAQSGEGISEMFQVSVVKVILKGNTNSIITHILIIVLLEPTVCTLYDQRFVDT
- the dnajc27 gene encoding dnaJ homolog subfamily C member 27 isoform X1, which gives rise to MDTNVQKRRENKKSLRIKVISLGNAEVGKSCIIKRYCEKRFVPKYLATIGIDYGVTKVQVRDREIKVNIFDMAGHPFFYEVRNEFYKDSQGVILVYDVGLRESFDALDSWLTEMKQEMGSQANMESIIFVVCANKVDLTKRRVVDESEGRLWAESRGFQYFETSAQSGEGISEMFQAFFSSITDMCENGGKRPNPEVSIGFTKEQADTIRRIRNSKDSWDMLGVKPGATREEVNKAYRKLAVLLHPDKCVAPGSEDAFKAVVNARTSLLKNIK